Proteins encoded by one window of Hippoglossus hippoglossus isolate fHipHip1 chromosome 15, fHipHip1.pri, whole genome shotgun sequence:
- the LOC117775119 gene encoding serine/threonine-protein phosphatase 4 regulatory subunit 3-like isoform X4 has translation MSDTRRRVKVYTLNEDRQWDDRGTGHVSSTFVERLKGISLLVRAESDGSLLLESKISPNTAYQKQQDTLIVWSEADNYDLALSFQEKAGCDEIWEKICQVQGKDPALDITQDPIDESEEERFEEIPETSHLVELPPCELSRLEEIADLVTSVLSSPIRREKLALALMSEGYIKKLLGLFRVCEDLDNREGLHHLYEIVRGVLFLNKAALFEVMFSDDCIMDVVGCLEYDPALVQPKRHREFLTKTAKFKEVIPITDSELRQKIHQTYRVQYIQDIILPTPSVFEENFMSTLNSFIFFNKVEIVSMLQEDEKFLTEVFAQLTDEATDDSKRRELVNFVKEFCAFSQTLQPQNRDAFFKTLANLGILPALEIVMGMDDLQVRAAATDIFSYLVEFSPSMVREFVMQEPQQTDDDVLLINVVIKQMICDSDPELGGAVQLMGLLRTLIDPENMLASTNKTEKTEFLSFFYKYCMHVLTAPLLANTAHDKNSKDLQEGSTKINPVCPDNFQTAQLLALILELLTFCVEHHTYHIKTYIMNKDLLRRVLVLMNSKHTFLALCALRFMRRIIGLKDEYYNRYIIKGNLFEPVINALLDNGTRYNLLNSAIIELFEFIKVEDIKSLIAHIVDNFYKALESIEYVQTFKGLKGRYEQEKDRLSQRLNSRYRRDARSLDEDEELWFNDDDDDDDGDAVEKRMEDDFSDSYGKYMEAKKGAANGANGANNNNNGKAAVIPPSSPTVTPNNSSTSSVKTVALPATPVVKTALVGLVDYPDDEDDEEEEDEEEEQSPRKRPRLSS, from the exons gatcACTACTGTTGGAGTCGAAGATAAGCCCGAATACAGCCTATCAGAAACAACAG GACACGCTAATTGTCTGGTCCGAAGCAGATAACTATGACCTTGCCCTAAGTTTCCAAGAGAAGGCTGGATGTGATGAGATCTGGGAGAAGATTTGTCAG GTTCAAGGCAAGGACCCTGCCCTGGACATCACCCAGGATCCCATTGATGAGTCAGAGGAGGAACGCTTTGAGGAGATCCCAGAGACGAGCCACCTGGTGGAGCTCCCTCCATGCGAACTAAGTCGACTGGAGGAGATAGCTGACCTGGTTACATCTGTCCTGTCTTCCCCCATCCGGAGGGAGAAACTCGCCTTGGCCCTGATGAGCGAGGGCTACATCAAGAAACTCCTGGGACTCTTCAGAGTATGTGAAGACCTGGACAACAGAGAGGGCCTTCATCACCTTTATGAGATTGTCCGAGGTGTCTTGTTCCTCAACAAAGCGGCCCTCTTTGAGGTGATGTTCTCTGACGACTGCATCATGGACGTGGTTGGCTGCCTTGAGTATGACCCAGCGCTGGTTCAGCCTAAACGGCACCGGGAGTTTTTGACCAAGACGGCAAAGTTTAAGGAGGTGATCCCTATCACGGACTCAGAGCTGCGGCAGAAGATCCACCAGACCTACCGGGTGCAGTACATCCAGGACATCATCCTGCCCACGCCATCCGTCTTTGAGGAGAACTTCATGTCCACACTCaactccttcatcttcttcaacAAGGTGGAGATTGTCAGTATGTTGCAG GAGGACGAGAAGTTCCTAACAGAGGTCTTCGCACAGCTCACGGACGAAGCCACGGACGACAGTAAAAGAAGAGAGCTT gTAAATTTTGTCAAGGAATTCTGTGCGTTTTCACAAACGTTGCAGCCACAAAACAGAGACGCCTTCTTCAAAACTCTGGCAAATCTTGGCATCTTACCTGCTCTAGAAATAGTCATG GGAATGGATGACCTGCAGGTgagagcagcagccacagacaTCTTCTCGTACCTGGTGGAATTCAGCCCCTCCATGGTCAGAGAGTTTGTCATGCAGGAGCCACAGCAGACAGATGAC GACGTTCTGCTGATAAACGTTGTCATCAAGCAGATGATTTGTGACTCCGACCCCGAGCTAGGAGGCGCTGTCCAGCTGATGGGTCTGCTCAGGACGCTCATCGACCCAGAGAACATGCTTGCGTccacaaat AAAACAGAGAAGACTGAATTCCTGAGTTTCTTCTACAAGTACTGCATGCATGTCCTGACTGCTCCTCTGCTGGCCAACACTGCACatgataaaaactcaaaag atctGCAGGAGGGATCTACCAAGATCAACCCCGTCTGTCCAG aCAACTTCCAGACAGCTCAGCTGCTGGCACTGATCCTGGAGCTTCTCACCTTCTGTGTGGAGCACCACACCTATCACATCAAGACCTACATCATGAACAAAGACCTACTCAGGAGAGTGCTGGTGCTTATGAACTCAAAGCACACCTTCCTCGCTCTTT GTGCCCTGCGTTTCATGCGCAGGATCATCGGTCTGAAGGATGAGTACTACAACCGCTACATCATCAAAGGGAACCTGTTTGAGCCTGTCATTAATGCCCTGCTGGACAACGGCACCCGATACAACCTCCTCAACTCAGCCATCATAGAGCTCTTTGAGTTCATCAAAGTG GAGGACATCAAATCTCTCATCGCTCACATTGTGGATAATTTCTACAAAGCACTTGAATCCATCGAGTACGTCCAGACTTTCAAGGGCTTGAAAGGTCGATACGAGCAGGAAAAAGACCGGCTGAGTCAGAGGCTCAACAG CAGATATCGCAGAGATGCGCGGTCGttggatgaggatgaagagttGTGGTTCAatgacgacgacgatgatgatgatggagatgcCGTGGAGAAGAGGATGGAGGATGACTTCTCGGACAGCTACGGCAAGTACATGGAAGCCAAAAAAG GAGCTGCCAACGGAGCTAATGgtgccaacaacaacaacaacgggAAAGCTGCTGTGATTCCGCCTTCATCACCAACCGTCACTCCCAACAACAGTTCAACTTCGTCTGTGAAAACAGTTGCTCTTCCTGCCACTCCAGTAGTTAAG ACCGCTCTGGTTGGTTTGGTGGACTACCCagatgatgaggatgacgaggaggaagaagatgaggaggaagagcagtCTCCGAGGAAGCGGCCCCGTCTGAGCTCTTAA